A single region of the Alphaproteobacteria bacterium genome encodes:
- a CDS encoding MFS transporter has product MTQASTAQTGPQTRALSLSTFSFAVCFAAWTMFSIIGVQIKQDLGLNDTQFGLLVATPILTGSLSRIFLGIWSDQFGGRRVFALVMLASALAAFLLSTVSSYPLLLVAALGVGIAGGSFAVGVAYVSRWYPSNKQGTALGIFGVGNIGAAVTNFGAPFLLIAVGWQSTAQVYAVVLAVVAVLFFMLSKEDPAIVARRQSAQPRRSTYAELDPLKKLQVWRFSLYYFFVFGAFVALALWLPRYLVGVYELDIRSAGMLAAAYSVPASLFRAYGGHLSDKFGARKIMYWTLGVSVVCAFMLSYPDTDYIIHGIEGPIAFSTKMGLVPFVVVIFILGFFMSLGKAAVYKHIPVYYPDHVGSVGGLVGMVGGLGGFILPITFGVMNDLTGVWTSCFMLLFAIAAVALIWMHFAIRRMEQGVLEKELGALPQLPEMQEFHQPGGTAVAAPPGGAIQDWRPDDEEFWSTTGRRIARRNLWISIPNLLLAFSVWMVWSVVVAKLPAIGFEYTTDQLFWLAALPGLSGATLRIFYSFMIPIFGGRLWTTMTTASLLLPAFGIGYAVQDPETPYLIFLVLALLCGLGGGNFASSMANISFFFPKKQKGNALALNAGLGNAGVSVMQFAVPLVITASVFGIMGGEPQVTAHGTQLWLQNAGFIWVPFLIVSAIAAWFGMNDIASAKASFRDQSVIFSRAHNWIMCWLYTGTFGSFIGYSAGFPLLAKTQFPDVDSLKYVFLGPLVGALSRAATGWMADRFGGGRVTFWTFLLMIAAVGGVLYFIATKDEPGAFWGFFAMFMILFLATGVGNASTFQMIPVIMRKEVDRLMPQVSPTDRVRQGEKEGAAIIGFTSAVAAYGAFFIPKSYGSSIILTGGPSAALWGFLIFYVTCAVLTWAVYTRRGGVLYDIERGLSPSTSARS; this is encoded by the coding sequence ATGACGCAAGCGTCCACCGCTCAAACCGGCCCGCAAACCCGCGCTCTCTCGCTGAGTACCTTCTCCTTCGCCGTCTGTTTCGCGGCATGGACGATGTTCTCGATCATCGGCGTCCAGATCAAACAGGATCTCGGGCTGAACGACACCCAGTTCGGTTTGCTGGTCGCCACGCCGATCTTGACCGGGTCGTTGAGCCGAATTTTTCTCGGCATTTGGTCCGATCAGTTTGGCGGGCGCCGGGTGTTTGCACTGGTGATGTTGGCGTCGGCGCTCGCTGCGTTCCTGCTATCCACGGTCTCAAGCTACCCGCTTCTTCTCGTCGCCGCTCTCGGCGTTGGTATCGCCGGTGGGTCGTTTGCGGTCGGCGTCGCCTACGTTTCGCGGTGGTATCCGTCGAACAAGCAGGGGACCGCGCTCGGTATCTTCGGCGTCGGCAATATTGGTGCCGCCGTCACGAACTTCGGCGCGCCGTTTCTCCTTATCGCCGTAGGGTGGCAATCGACCGCGCAAGTCTATGCGGTCGTCCTTGCCGTGGTCGCGGTGCTCTTTTTTATGCTGTCGAAAGAGGATCCGGCGATCGTGGCGCGGCGGCAGAGCGCCCAACCACGGCGCAGCACCTATGCGGAACTCGACCCCTTGAAGAAACTTCAGGTCTGGCGGTTCTCTCTTTACTACTTCTTCGTCTTCGGCGCGTTCGTCGCGTTGGCGCTTTGGCTGCCGCGCTACCTTGTCGGCGTCTACGAACTAGATATCAGAAGTGCGGGCATGTTAGCCGCGGCCTATTCGGTGCCCGCCAGTCTTTTCCGCGCCTATGGCGGGCATCTCTCCGACAAGTTCGGTGCGCGCAAGATCATGTACTGGACACTAGGCGTCTCGGTGGTCTGTGCCTTCATGCTGTCGTATCCGGATACCGACTACATCATTCACGGGATTGAGGGACCGATCGCGTTCTCGACCAAGATGGGTCTGGTCCCCTTTGTAGTCGTGATCTTCATCCTCGGCTTCTTCATGTCGCTTGGAAAGGCAGCGGTCTACAAACACATCCCGGTCTACTACCCCGACCACGTCGGTTCGGTTGGTGGGCTTGTCGGCATGGTTGGCGGTCTCGGCGGCTTCATTTTGCCGATTACCTTCGGCGTGATGAACGACCTGACGGGTGTGTGGACCAGTTGCTTCATGCTGCTCTTTGCGATCGCCGCCGTGGCGCTGATCTGGATGCACTTCGCGATCCGTCGTATGGAACAGGGTGTCCTCGAAAAGGAACTCGGGGCACTGCCGCAGCTTCCGGAAATGCAGGAGTTCCATCAACCCGGCGGAACGGCTGTCGCCGCGCCTCCGGGCGGCGCTATTCAAGACTGGCGGCCGGACGACGAAGAGTTCTGGAGTACGACGGGCCGTCGAATCGCCCGGCGTAATCTCTGGATATCGATCCCGAATCTTCTGCTCGCGTTCTCGGTCTGGATGGTGTGGAGCGTTGTCGTCGCAAAACTCCCGGCCATCGGCTTTGAATATACGACCGATCAGCTCTTCTGGTTGGCGGCGTTGCCGGGCCTATCGGGCGCGACGTTGCGGATATTCTATTCGTTCATGATCCCGATATTCGGCGGGCGACTGTGGACGACGATGACGACGGCGTCGTTGCTACTTCCTGCCTTCGGGATCGGCTATGCCGTCCAAGATCCGGAAACGCCTTATCTGATCTTCTTGGTCCTAGCGCTCTTGTGCGGCTTGGGCGGCGGGAACTTTGCGTCATCGATGGCGAACATCAGCTTCTTCTTCCCCAAGAAGCAGAAGGGCAACGCGCTCGCCCTGAACGCCGGTCTCGGCAACGCCGGGGTCAGCGTCATGCAGTTCGCTGTACCGTTGGTCATCACCGCGAGCGTGTTTGGAATCATGGGCGGCGAACCGCAGGTAACCGCCCACGGAACCCAATTGTGGCTCCAGAACGCTGGATTCATTTGGGTGCCGTTCCTAATCGTCTCGGCGATCGCGGCATGGTTCGGGATGAACGATATCGCCTCGGCCAAGGCTTCGTTCCGCGATCAATCGGTCATTTTTTCCCGCGCCCACAATTGGATCATGTGCTGGCTCTACACCGGTACGTTCGGATCGTTCATTGGCTATTCCGCGGGGTTCCCGCTCTTGGCCAAGACGCAGTTCCCGGATGTCGATTCGCTTAAATACGTCTTCCTCGGCCCGCTTGTCGGCGCGTTGTCCCGGGCGGCGACCGGGTGGATGGCCGATCGCTTCGGCGGCGGCCGGGTCACATTCTGGACGTTCCTATTGATGATCGCGGCGGTCGGGGGCGTGCTCTATTTCATCGCGACCAAAGACGAACCCGGTGCATTCTGGGGCTTCTTCGCAATGTTCATGATCCTGTTCCTTGCAACCGGTGTGGGCAATGCCTCGACCTTCCAAATGATCCCCGTGATCATGCGCAAGGAGGTCGATCGGCTGATGCCTCAAGTTAGCCCGACCGATCGTGTCCGGCAGGGCGAGAAAGAGGGGGCCGCTATCATCGGCTTTACCTCGGCGGTCGCAGCATACGGTGCGTTCTTCATTCCCAAGTCCTACGGCTCGTCGATCATTCTGACCGGCGGCCCGTCTGCGGCGCTCTGGGGTTTTCTCATTTTCTATGTGACCTGCGCGGTATTGACGTGGGCGGTCTACACGCGGCGCGGCGGCGTGCTCTACGACATCGAGCGCGGCCTGTCCCCGTCGACAAGCGCGAGGAGTTAA
- a CDS encoding nitrate reductase subunit alpha, producing MSNLIDRLNFFSRKHVGTFSDGHGVTSGEDRSWEDAYRKRWQHDKIVRSTHGVNCTGSCSWKIYVKGGIVTWETQQTDYPRTRPDLPNHEPRGCARGASYSWYMYSANRVKYPLVRARLLKLWREARVGQAPVAAWASIVENPEKRSSYTRKRGMGGFVRAGWDEVNEIVAAANAYTAKTYGPDRVIGFSPIPAMSMVSYAAGSRYLSLLGGTCMSFYDWYCDLPPASPQTWGEQTDVPESADWYNSSFLMLWGSNVPQTRTPDAHFYTEVRYKGAKSVVVSPDYSEAAKFADLWLNPKQGTDSALSMAMGHVVLREFHLDRQADYFEDYCRRYTDMPMLVRLVKKNGHFIPDRLLRASDLADDLGESNNPEWKTIAFDRTSQSLVCPRGGIGFRWGEKGKWNLEARDSAGNETDLEMSFLLEERHDEILDVGFPYFGNREHDHFAGTDHPDVLVRRLPAKRLATKEGDTFVATVFDLLVANYGLDRGLGGAHVATGFDDDTPYTPAWAEHITGVPRDQIVATARAFADNAEKTHGKSMVILGAGLNHWYHMDMNYRGIINLLVMCGCVGQSGGGWSHYVGQEKLRPQTGWLPVAFALDWYRPPRQMNSTSFWYAHTDQWRYETLALDEIISPTAPEGPWSGALIDYNVRAERMGWLPSAPQLKANPLGIAAAAEKAGKEPKDYVVEGLLSGDLEMSCQDPDDPANWPRNLFVWRSNLLGSSGKGHEYFLKHLLGTSHGVQGKELGSEGIRPDEVKWHEDAPEGKLDLLVTLDFRMSTTCVYSDIVLPTATWYEKNDLNTSDMHPFIHPLTAAVDPVWESRTDWDIYKGIAKAFSEVSQEVLGVEQDVVLTPIMHDTPAEIAQAIEVKDWKRGETVPIPGKTMPQIAVIERDYPNLYKRFTSVGPLLEKLGNGGKGISWNTDHEVENLKNLNGLVRGDGATKDHAKLETDIDAAEAILMLAPETNGEVAVKAWQALSAITGIDHTHLARPKEDEKIRFRDVVAQPRKIISSPTWSGLESEKVCYNACYTNVHELIPWRTLSGRQQLYQDHLWMRAFGEGLCVYRPPIDTKSVKPIIDAKPNGNPQVVLNFITPHQKWGIHSTYTDNLIMLTLSRGGPIVWISETDAARAGIVDNDWVEAYNTNGALVARAVVSQRIKEGTLFMYHAQEKIVNVPGSELTGHRGGIHNSVTRAVVKPTHMIGGYAQLSYGFNYYGTVGSNRDEFVIVRRMDNIDWLDGTPIQRSTPKREVAA from the coding sequence GTGAGTAACCTTATCGATCGACTGAATTTTTTCTCGCGCAAACATGTCGGCACGTTTTCCGACGGTCACGGGGTCACTAGCGGCGAAGACCGGAGTTGGGAAGACGCCTACCGAAAGCGGTGGCAGCACGACAAGATCGTTCGTTCCACCCATGGCGTGAACTGCACCGGGTCGTGTTCTTGGAAGATTTACGTCAAAGGCGGGATCGTCACCTGGGAAACCCAGCAAACGGATTATCCGCGGACTCGCCCGGACTTACCCAACCACGAACCGCGCGGGTGCGCCCGCGGGGCCAGCTACAGTTGGTACATGTACTCGGCCAATCGGGTGAAGTACCCGCTGGTCCGCGCACGGCTCCTAAAGCTGTGGCGCGAAGCGCGGGTCGGCCAGGCACCGGTTGCCGCTTGGGCGTCGATTGTCGAGAACCCTGAAAAGCGATCGTCCTACACGCGCAAGCGCGGCATGGGCGGCTTCGTGCGCGCCGGATGGGACGAGGTAAACGAGATCGTCGCCGCCGCCAACGCCTATACCGCCAAAACCTATGGACCGGACCGTGTGATCGGCTTCTCGCCGATTCCAGCCATGTCGATGGTTTCCTACGCCGCGGGGTCGCGCTATCTCTCCTTACTCGGCGGTACCTGCATGTCGTTCTACGACTGGTATTGCGACCTGCCGCCGGCGTCGCCGCAAACCTGGGGCGAGCAGACCGACGTGCCCGAGTCCGCCGATTGGTACAACAGCAGCTTTTTGATGCTGTGGGGCTCCAACGTGCCGCAAACGCGGACCCCCGATGCGCACTTCTACACGGAGGTTCGCTACAAAGGCGCCAAGTCGGTCGTTGTGTCGCCCGACTATTCCGAGGCGGCCAAGTTCGCGGACCTGTGGCTCAACCCGAAACAAGGGACTGACTCCGCACTATCGATGGCGATGGGGCACGTCGTTCTGCGTGAGTTCCACCTCGACCGGCAGGCGGACTACTTCGAGGATTATTGCCGCCGCTACACCGACATGCCGATGTTGGTCCGTCTCGTCAAAAAGAACGGCCACTTCATCCCCGACCGGCTCCTGCGGGCGTCGGATTTGGCCGACGACCTTGGCGAATCGAACAATCCGGAGTGGAAGACCATTGCCTTCGACCGGACCTCGCAGTCGCTGGTGTGCCCGCGCGGCGGGATCGGCTTTCGCTGGGGCGAAAAGGGAAAATGGAACCTCGAGGCCCGCGATAGCGCAGGGAACGAGACCGACCTGGAAATGAGCTTCCTTCTGGAAGAACGCCACGACGAAATTCTCGATGTCGGGTTCCCCTATTTCGGCAACCGCGAGCACGATCACTTCGCGGGCACCGATCACCCCGACGTTCTGGTCCGTCGCCTGCCGGCAAAGCGCCTTGCGACTAAAGAAGGCGACACCTTCGTCGCCACGGTATTCGATTTGCTCGTTGCCAACTACGGCCTCGACCGCGGCCTTGGCGGGGCCCACGTCGCCACCGGCTTTGACGATGACACGCCCTATACGCCCGCTTGGGCGGAGCACATCACGGGTGTGCCGCGCGATCAGATCGTCGCGACGGCGCGTGCCTTTGCCGACAATGCGGAAAAGACCCACGGCAAGTCCATGGTCATCTTGGGTGCCGGGCTGAACCACTGGTACCACATGGACATGAACTACCGCGGCATCATCAATCTTCTGGTGATGTGCGGCTGTGTCGGTCAATCCGGCGGTGGCTGGTCGCACTATGTGGGGCAGGAGAAGCTCCGGCCCCAGACCGGCTGGTTGCCGGTGGCCTTCGCACTGGACTGGTATCGCCCGCCTCGCCAGATGAACTCAACGTCGTTCTGGTATGCCCACACCGATCAATGGCGCTACGAAACCCTCGCGCTCGACGAGATCATTTCGCCAACGGCGCCGGAGGGGCCTTGGAGCGGGGCCCTCATCGACTACAACGTGCGGGCCGAGCGGATGGGCTGGTTGCCTTCCGCGCCCCAACTCAAAGCCAATCCGCTTGGGATTGCGGCGGCCGCAGAGAAAGCCGGCAAAGAGCCCAAAGACTACGTGGTCGAGGGGTTGCTTTCCGGCGATCTGGAGATGTCCTGCCAAGACCCGGACGATCCGGCGAACTGGCCGCGCAATTTGTTTGTGTGGCGCTCCAACTTGTTGGGATCGTCGGGTAAAGGCCACGAGTACTTTCTCAAGCACCTCCTCGGCACGTCGCACGGCGTTCAGGGGAAGGAGCTAGGTAGCGAGGGGATCAGGCCCGATGAAGTCAAATGGCATGAGGACGCGCCGGAAGGAAAGCTCGACCTCCTCGTAACCCTCGATTTCCGCATGTCCACGACGTGCGTGTACTCCGACATCGTGCTGCCGACGGCCACGTGGTACGAGAAGAACGACCTCAACACCTCGGACATGCATCCCTTCATCCACCCGCTGACCGCGGCGGTAGACCCGGTTTGGGAGTCGCGGACCGACTGGGACATCTACAAAGGCATTGCCAAGGCTTTCTCGGAGGTATCCCAAGAGGTTCTCGGTGTCGAGCAGGACGTGGTGCTGACGCCGATCATGCACGACACCCCGGCCGAAATCGCGCAGGCGATCGAGGTGAAGGATTGGAAGCGCGGCGAGACCGTCCCAATCCCGGGCAAGACTATGCCCCAGATTGCGGTGATCGAACGAGACTATCCGAATCTGTACAAGCGCTTCACGTCGGTCGGCCCCCTTTTGGAAAAACTCGGCAACGGCGGCAAGGGAATCTCGTGGAACACCGACCACGAGGTCGAGAACCTCAAAAACTTGAACGGTCTTGTGCGGGGCGATGGCGCAACCAAGGACCACGCCAAGTTGGAGACCGATATCGACGCCGCGGAAGCCATCTTGATGTTGGCGCCCGAGACCAACGGCGAAGTCGCGGTCAAGGCATGGCAGGCGCTGTCGGCCATCACCGGCATCGATCACACCCATCTGGCACGGCCCAAGGAGGACGAGAAGATCCGCTTCCGCGATGTCGTCGCGCAACCCCGGAAGATCATTTCCTCGCCCACATGGTCGGGGCTTGAATCGGAGAAGGTCTGCTACAACGCCTGCTACACGAATGTTCATGAGTTGATCCCCTGGCGAACCCTGTCGGGGCGTCAGCAGCTCTACCAGGATCACCTGTGGATGCGGGCGTTCGGCGAAGGGTTATGCGTCTATCGTCCGCCGATCGACACCAAGTCGGTCAAACCGATCATTGACGCAAAGCCGAACGGCAATCCGCAGGTCGTTCTGAACTTCATTACGCCGCACCAGAAGTGGGGCATCCACTCAACCTACACCGACAACTTGATCATGCTGACGTTGTCTCGGGGCGGCCCGATCGTGTGGATTTCGGAAACCGACGCTGCACGCGCCGGCATCGTCGATAACGATTGGGTTGAGGCCTACAACACGAACGGGGCCTTGGTGGCTCGCGCGGTGGTATCGCAGCGCATCAAGGAAGGCACGCTCTTCATGTACCACGCCCAGGAAAAGATCGTGAATGTCCCGGGTTCGGAGCTTACGGGACACCGGGGCGGCATTCACAATTCGGTCACCCGCGCGGTCGTCAAACCGACCCATATGATCGGCGGCTATGCCCAACTGTCCTATGGCTTCAACTATTACGGCACCGTCGGATCCAACCGCGATGAGTTCGTGATCGTACGGCGCATGGACAACATCGATTGGTTGGACGGGACGCCCATCCAAAGATCCACCCCCAAGCGGGAGGTCGCGGCATGA
- the narH gene encoding nitrate reductase subunit beta gives MKIRAQIGKVLNLDKCIGCHTCSVTCKNVWTSREGVEYAWFNNVETKPGIGYPKDWENQGHWNGGWERTSRGKLRPKMGAKWRILSNIFANPDLPEIDDYYEPFTFDYDFLQTAPESDVQPVARPRSLITGERMEKIEWGPNWEEILGGEFVKRSKDSNFEDIQKDIYGQFENTFMMYLPRLCEHCLNPTCAAVCPSGAIYKREEDGIVLIDQEKCRGWRMCVSGCPYKKIYYNWNTGKSEKCTFCYPRIEAGQPTVCSETCVGRIRYLGVILYDADRIEEAASSADEKDLYESQLSVFLDPNDPGVIAQAKRDGVPDAWLEAAKHSPVYKMAIDWRVAFPLHPEYRTLPMVWYVPPLSPIQSAAESGNMGLDGEIPDVRSLRIPVRYLSNMLTAGDDAPVVQGLERMLAMRAFMRGRTVDKEDRPQIAERVGLNVAQIEEMYRYMAIANYEDRFVIPTSHRETGEDAFDLRGSCGFSFGNGCSEGNSAPNLFGSKRQTKIPEATS, from the coding sequence ATGAAGATTCGTGCGCAAATCGGCAAGGTGCTCAACCTAGATAAATGCATCGGCTGTCACACCTGTTCGGTCACCTGCAAGAACGTCTGGACCAGCCGGGAAGGGGTGGAATACGCGTGGTTCAACAACGTCGAAACCAAGCCCGGCATCGGGTACCCCAAGGACTGGGAAAACCAGGGCCATTGGAACGGCGGGTGGGAACGTACCTCACGCGGCAAGCTGCGGCCCAAGATGGGGGCGAAGTGGCGCATCCTGTCCAACATCTTCGCCAATCCCGATCTTCCCGAGATCGACGACTACTACGAACCCTTTACCTTCGACTACGATTTCCTCCAGACCGCGCCCGAATCCGATGTCCAGCCGGTCGCGCGTCCGCGGTCGCTGATCACCGGCGAGCGCATGGAGAAGATCGAGTGGGGACCGAACTGGGAAGAGATTCTCGGGGGTGAGTTCGTCAAGCGGTCGAAGGATTCTAATTTCGAAGATATTCAGAAGGACATCTACGGGCAGTTCGAAAACACCTTCATGATGTATTTGCCCAGGTTGTGCGAGCATTGCCTCAACCCGACCTGTGCCGCGGTGTGCCCGTCCGGCGCTATTTACAAGCGCGAAGAAGACGGCATCGTCCTGATCGATCAGGAGAAATGCCGGGGTTGGCGGATGTGCGTGTCGGGCTGCCCCTACAAGAAGATCTACTACAACTGGAACACGGGTAAGTCCGAGAAATGCACGTTCTGCTACCCGCGGATCGAGGCCGGGCAGCCGACCGTCTGTTCGGAAACCTGCGTCGGTCGCATTCGTTATCTTGGCGTCATCCTTTACGACGCGGATCGGATCGAAGAGGCCGCTTCGTCCGCCGATGAAAAGGACCTCTACGAGTCGCAACTTTCGGTCTTCTTGGATCCCAACGATCCGGGTGTGATCGCCCAGGCGAAGCGCGACGGCGTGCCCGATGCATGGCTTGAGGCGGCAAAGCATTCGCCCGTTTACAAGATGGCGATTGATTGGCGCGTCGCGTTTCCGCTCCATCCCGAATACCGGACGTTGCCGATGGTGTGGTACGTCCCACCGTTGTCGCCGATCCAATCGGCTGCCGAGTCCGGCAACATGGGCTTGGACGGCGAAATCCCGGACGTTCGCAGCCTCCGTATCCCGGTTCGCTATCTGTCCAACATGCTGACGGCGGGCGACGATGCGCCGGTCGTTCAAGGGCTGGAACGGATGTTGGCGATGCGCGCCTTCATGCGGGGGCGCACCGTCGACAAGGAAGATCGTCCGCAAATCGCCGAACGTGTCGGCCTGAATGTGGCGCAGATCGAAGAAATGTACCGTTACATGGCCATCGCCAACTACGAAGACCGCTTTGTCATCCCGACGAGCCACAGGGAAACCGGCGAAGATGCCTTCGACCTGCGCGGTTCGTGCGGTTTTTCCTTCGGCAACGGCTGCTCGGAGGGCAACTCCGCCCCCAACTTGTTTGGCAGCAAGCGCCAAACAAAAATCCCGGAGGCCACGTCATGA
- the narJ gene encoding nitrate reductase molybdenum cofactor assembly chaperone, whose product MTKTFKVLSILLSYPAQEWLSAIPDFEGVLRAEGVLPPEALAEVAAFLEDLRTVDPIEAQSRYVRLFDQTRALSLHLFEHVHGDSRERGQAMVDLLKMYEDKGLYIGTKELPDHVPLFLEFLSEMPLAEARETLAQPIHIFAALAERLRRRDSGYAAVMAAIVAAAQATVDPDEVAPLLSMPEDDPDDLEALDEIWEEEAVTFGGGAGDDSCGPDRLQRQVRAANRVAPTVETNKPEVRHG is encoded by the coding sequence ATGACGAAAACCTTCAAGGTATTGTCGATCCTGCTGTCCTATCCGGCGCAAGAGTGGTTGAGCGCGATCCCCGACTTCGAGGGCGTCCTGCGCGCGGAGGGTGTTTTGCCGCCGGAGGCGTTGGCGGAAGTGGCGGCATTCTTAGAAGATCTTCGGACTGTCGATCCGATCGAGGCCCAATCCCGCTACGTCCGCCTTTTCGACCAAACGCGGGCGCTTTCGCTGCACCTGTTCGAGCATGTCCATGGGGACAGCCGCGAGCGGGGTCAGGCGATGGTCGACCTCCTCAAGATGTATGAGGACAAAGGCCTCTACATCGGCACGAAGGAACTCCCGGACCACGTACCCTTATTTCTGGAGTTCCTGTCCGAAATGCCGCTGGCCGAAGCCCGCGAGACGCTGGCGCAACCGATCCACATCTTTGCTGCCCTTGCCGAACGCCTGCGGCGGCGAGACAGCGGTTATGCCGCGGTCATGGCGGCAATCGTTGCCGCAGCGCAGGCTACCGTCGACCCCGACGAGGTTGCGCCGCTCCTATCCATGCCGGAGGACGATCCGGACGATCTCGAAGCGCTCGACGAAATCTGGGAAGAGGAAGCGGTCACGTTCGGCGGCGGTGCCGGCGACGACAGTTGCGGACCCGACCGTCTCCAACGGCAAGTGCGTGCAGCCAATCGCGTGGCGCCGACCGTTGAGACCAACAAACCCGAGGTGCGTCATGGCTGA
- the narI gene encoding respiratory nitrate reductase subunit gamma: MAEYVNFVLFGVYPYIALAVLAVGSIIRYDREPFTWRSGSSQLLRRRQLVWGSVLFHVGVLAIFAGHLVGLLTPIWIFDAMGISHGAKQLLAIGLGGGAGLMALVGGGLLLHRRLFDARIRRTSSPTDILILLMLYAQLVLGLISIRASLNHLDGGEMLKFMGWAQGIFTLRPGAAALVADTDPIFKAHIVLGLTIFVLFPFTRLVHMLSVPLRYLWRPGYQVVRARQRSRSARMGGGA, translated from the coding sequence ATGGCTGAGTACGTCAATTTCGTTCTGTTCGGCGTCTACCCTTACATTGCCCTCGCGGTGCTCGCGGTGGGCTCGATCATCCGTTATGACCGCGAGCCCTTTACATGGCGTTCCGGGTCCAGCCAACTCCTTCGGCGGCGTCAACTGGTGTGGGGGTCGGTGCTTTTCCATGTCGGCGTTTTGGCAATTTTCGCCGGTCATTTAGTCGGCCTCCTCACACCAATATGGATCTTCGATGCGATGGGGATTTCGCACGGTGCCAAGCAATTGCTTGCCATCGGCCTGGGCGGGGGCGCTGGTTTGATGGCGCTCGTCGGGGGTGGATTGCTTCTGCATCGCCGCCTGTTCGATGCCCGGATTCGGCGTACTTCCAGTCCGACCGATATCCTCATCCTGTTGATGCTCTATGCCCAACTGGTTCTTGGCCTCATTTCTATCCGGGCGTCGCTGAATCACTTGGACGGCGGCGAGATGCTCAAATTTATGGGTTGGGCGCAGGGCATCTTTACGCTGCGGCCCGGTGCGGCGGCGTTGGTGGCCGATACCGATCCGATCTTCAAAGCGCATATCGTTCTCGGTCTAACGATCTTCGTCCTGTTTCCGTTCACCCGTTTGGTCCACATGTTGAGCGTTCCGCTCCGCTACCTCTGGCGGCCGGGCTATCAGGTGGTGCGGGCCCGCCAACGTTCTCGAAGCGCCCGGATGGGCGGCGGTGCCTAG
- a CDS encoding hemerythrin domain-containing protein, giving the protein MTLAIASIQKDHQRFNALLTCFEAILVSPNEGPPPVRKELLHAILDYIGSFMDVFHHPKEDEYLFRVMRRRLPEMETVLNDLREEHYQGRRRLDDVKQALEVFERDGASALGDLQKAVAEYAAFERQHISKEERLILPAARTNLSHEDWVEINAAFSENEDPLFSEKRQRRFELLFNTIEHIAPPPFGRGEAYA; this is encoded by the coding sequence ATGACCCTAGCAATCGCATCGATTCAGAAGGACCACCAACGCTTCAACGCATTGCTGACATGTTTTGAAGCAATCCTTGTGAGCCCAAACGAAGGCCCTCCACCGGTCAGGAAAGAGTTGCTCCACGCCATCCTCGATTACATCGGATCGTTCATGGACGTCTTCCATCACCCAAAGGAAGATGAGTATCTGTTCCGCGTCATGCGGCGGCGTCTGCCGGAAATGGAAACCGTGCTGAACGATCTGCGCGAAGAACACTACCAAGGGCGGCGCCGGCTCGACGACGTAAAGCAGGCATTGGAGGTTTTCGAACGGGACGGAGCGTCCGCCCTAGGCGACCTTCAGAAAGCGGTTGCGGAATATGCGGCGTTCGAACGTCAGCATATCAGCAAGGAGGAGCGTTTGATCTTGCCGGCCGCGCGCACGAACCTTTCCCACGAAGACTGGGTCGAGATCAACGCGGCGTTCAGCGAGAACGAAGACCCGCTGTTCAGCGAGAAGCGGCAGCGACGGTTCGAGTTGCTGTTCAACACGATCGAACACATCGCACCGCCACCCTTCGGTCGCGGCGAAGCCTATGCGTAA